Genomic window (Lates calcarifer isolate ASB-BC8 unplaced genomic scaffold, TLL_Latcal_v3 _unitig_5877_quiver_1354, whole genome shotgun sequence):
TCTCAGCACAAGCAGAAAAGCTGGAGAAGCAGGAGACTGAGATTTCCAAACTGAAGCAACAGGCGGAAGGTACTTGtatttattctaaaaaaaaaaacaacaaccttaaAATCCAGAATGGAAAACAGTGTCTAATATAACAAGATAATGAGTGAGCGATCTCAATAATATCATGTCATGTTTGTAACCACAGCAGTTCTCTGCTAAACAATGAAATTAATTCAGTCAAATAATGGTTTCATTgaacataaatgtttttttcattatgataCTTTTATAGAGAAGGTTTGACTTGTTGATAGACAGCAGTGTCTCCACAGTTTAAATCAcattcctgtctctctctcagtcaaacCAGTGGCTTTCTCAGCCTCTCTGTACACTGGCAACCACGACATAACAATCGGAACCTTCCCCCAACGCACAACTCTGGTCTTTACAAATGTCGTCACAAACATTGGGAAGGCCTACAACTCAAACTCAGGTACTGAACTctgagatatttaaaaaaaacaatgtcactTTTCTTCTGTGCTCAAGTTACTGACTGACAGATgttcattttccatttgaaatgacaaaaataaatgtccCACAGGTATTTTCACTGCACCTGTGAGAGGAGCTTACCAGTTTGAGTGGTACATCGGTCTGCCTGGATCTGCTTCACATCCTACAGGCGCTGTGTTGGTCAAGAACTCAGAGCCCACTTTTCTTGCATATGGGCATCACTCATCCCTTTATGGGACTTCTTCTAACGGTATTACCCTGCTTCTAGAGGTTGGAGacactgtgtttttgcagctgTGGCCTAACACAAAGATTTGACAACATATTTCACCACACCACCTTCAGTGGACATCTGCTTTTCACTATGTAGGAGGGAAACAGTTCATGATTTTCTTCATAGGTTTGATTATCATGCAGGTTTTTCTTGATGTGATTAATTCTTATGTTGAAAATCTGTACcaatgtaaatgtcttaatgTCTTCCTTTATATacaaactgaaagacaaagagattCAAGAATCATAACAAGAAtgtttgaaaattaaaatgttcagaTATTTTCTATCTgaatcatcaccatcaaaataCACTGGATGATTAActaatcaaacaaataaaaaatcaaatggAAAGATGGCGTATTTTATATTTGGTGGAGAGAGTCACACAATTTTATCATTATGACTTGCTATGATAAAATATTAACGCACCTTTTGCTCTTAACAACGACTGCAACTGCTGTTTGGTCGTATAATTAGATGACTAACAATCGTTCCCTTTAACTACATCAGTGGTAATGTAGCTTTATTTTATATAACTTTACTCCACAGTTGtctcatgaaaacaaacacaaaagcatatAGTTTAATTATGTTGGTGTGTTAACCTTAGTAATCTTagcacaaagaaaatgaaactatGGAGACTAAGATTAACATCAAGTTGGCACTTTTAACTTATATTGGCGATTGTTGACAAAATGGTAACATTACTAACATTAAATGAGCAGTTATAGAGCCCTAGCATGAGTTCAGTTATGCTAGCTAACATTAGACTccagaaaaataacattaacagctaATGCTACATCCAAATTTTGATGGCTAGCATTCGCAAAATCAAAACATCTCCATCTTATCAGGCTAATTAACAGTCCTGAGCTTGACATATCGTCATATAAGCCAGTCAAGTCATTATAACTCTACTGATAGAGATTCTTACCTTAAGACATATGGACAGTCAAAACTTACCAACCAGAGACAGCCCTCTTTAAACTTCACTCTTCTCAGTGGTGTTGtatgtgttaaaagttaaaaaacagaTCGGATCTACACGAGTCACACAAATGACCTACTTTGATTAGAAACTGTGATTTTTGCCAAAGACTGACAGGTTTGTCTCCCGGTACGCAAAATTATTTATACAGTTGATGATGCCAATGTTATCATGACACAAGATGGCAGCTTCAAGAAAACTGTTCAGTACGGTACTCAAACAAGTCTGTTTCTTCCATCAGGCATCTTCCAAACCTTTACTTACGACAAGCCATTTTAACATTGAACAAATTACACTTTTTAGACATctacaaacacactttaactgaTCATtagtaaaaatgacaagatgGAAGATCCTTAACAAAATGCTGTGTGTGCCCAAATATAatcataaataaatgtaatattgcTGCAGATGCTACAAAATTAAGTTTTATTGCCATGAACAAATAGACAATTCCTGTTAATGTAGGCTAAATTAATCAGTACGTTAAAtttcatgacttttttttaactacaagtcatgaaaaaatgttaattcatGACCATGCACACAAAATCAAAAGATTATATTTAGCAATCACTTCATCAACTGCTGTAAGACTGGGTTTGAATAGGAGATATTAATAGAGATCGactattgttattattattattatcatcattattaatattattattgttgtatgtctattattttttattttattttgtttggaaAAGTCTTTTGTTTATGTAAAATTTAAACAATGTTTACATCTACCCGCTGtacaatttgaaaaaaaaaagtaattaaaaaattGCAATGCGAGAGATGACCTTATAAAGTTGTAAAGCTATGTGCAAGTGTACGTTTTCAACAAGATATAACATCTCAAATTGTCTTCGACAAAAGACTTTTACAGGGTTTACAATgacttgaaaaaatgtgttttttgatcAAATAACTAAATCTAAACCAATATGTGGACTTTTTTGTTCATTAATAAAATGGTGCTGTAATCATGATCATTATGAATACTTCATTCTTACCTTGAGCTGCTGATGTGACCATCAGAGCAGTGACGGTGATGTACAGAGGAATCATCTCTCCTGCTTCAGATTCACtaaaacatctgttttcttaCTGGAGTCTGGTCACAGTGTCGTCTGTTTCAGCTTCGCTCTGACTCAGGAAACAGCTTcggtcctcctcctctccaaccCTGAAACTCTCTGAATGAAGAGGAGTATTCAGATCTATTACTGCAGTGTAAaagtactccattacaagtaaaagtcctgcactgaaatgtcaaaaaaggtATAATTACTGAACTGCTAGTATCAAAATTAAAAGTAGTCATAACACAGAaaactttgtttttactgttactCTTTTTAACCATCTACCCCACACTGATGTctctaaatgttttcttttaactaGAGgttgactgatgtttttttcagggccacTATCGATACAGATTATTACCAATCAAGGAGACTGATAACCAGTATTTGGAACCAAATACATCTGCAGTAAAAAATATTTGGTGTCAAAATTTAGAATAACAGAAAATTCATTAAATGCTTTTAtgcaaatgtttaatttaaaaagacgttttcagtcttttcttaaaacaaaaactgcagaaaGCAAACAAGGTGAAAAACAGCTAACTACATCCGGCTTTATTCACTttaactgaaacatgaagatgtggaatcacagcaagaaacaccctgtaaaacccagagcttatatcaggggtacCTGCTTTTACCTGTGGGTGCTAACTGGTGctgttagctaggttagctagctaacattagcacctgcTAGcgtcaaactttgtttttcctcattgtAACTCACgtcatcagctgcagccatttcatcttctcttcctcgtcccagtgaaaacagtagaatgacactgaaaagttttatttaactCAGATCTGATCAGAACCGAAAACTGGAGTCACGCAGAGATGACGACCCGGACACATATTTACGTCAGCCGGTGACATCAGACTTAACAAGCGGGTAAGCTATTACTCGTGacgtgtaaccaatcagatagTGCTGTGGGCGGGACGTAGACAGAGGCGACTGcgtcacaaacaaaaataataatcgGGAATCGGattgaaaaaaaatgatgcagatGATCgtaaaaactaaaattaaagtAATAATCAGTCCACCGCTAGTTTTAACAGCAAAAtattcaacaacaaaaagataGAAGAACTGACAAATTCTCAGATTTAAAAAGCTGGAACCCacaaatttgttatttttgcttgaaaaatgacttcaaacaaTTATTACCAAAATATTTGCAGATTGAACCTCAGGTTGACCGGCTAATCAATGAATTGActaatttaaacagttttaaatgctGAAAATATAAGTAATGTCTTGAGTGGAAAATTCTGATCTACAAATTAACTTTTAAATGTACTGGAgcaaaataaatagaaacattcAAATAAAGCACAAGTAACTCAAGTACAGTCATTGAGTTAATGTGTGTAGTTACTGTCCACCGCTGTGTATGTTCCCATGCAGCTTATTTGTAACTGTACATATGCTGAAAGCAGCAAACCCTAAAAACTGACCACAGCGAACTGTTAAACCTGACTGAGCTGaaataaaacctgcagacaGGAAACGGAGACAGTGAAAGGACGGCAGCTGTggcttcttctctgtgtttctacCTGTGATAAACTTAGTTACTGAACTTAGACTGTGAATCTACAGCTGTACTCACATGTTCTTCACAGCAACAGCTGAAAACAACCGAGTCCTCTAACAGAACATAAAGCATTTATTACTACACTATTTTCCATCACCAGTTAATTTGCTGAAAACAAATCTATTACTCCGAGAAGTTaagtccataaaatgtcagatatttagtttagaaataagtcaaataaaagcaggaagtagctgaggacatttttggcatttttgtttaaaaattgaCTTTAATTGTTTATCACACTGGCTGCCTGTTAATTTCATTAAGTGATAAATAATCAACTTACAAATTTTACATTCATGCTTAAAACTCATCTGGCGCACACCTGTGGGTTTGTGGGATATGTAGTCcgtagtccagccctgaagttagcatcagcccTGGTTCCTTCCACAAAAACCTAAAGGATTTGGATTATTGCAGGAgcaccactaagcttccaactggtcatttcatttagctctgagctcttctacaaaagcctttcttcttagaaagttggTGAGagtttgaattaaaaataaaacagaaacaaaacagggcATGAATTTTATAACTTAATTATTGTATTTAATCTGTAGCAGATCAAATTAGCGGAAATGTTGGGacttaaaatagtttaaaatgaaCTCAAATTAAAGATCCTGAGCAGATATTCAAAGACAGCTTTTatagttttttaaataaatgttcaccaatattaaaaaaaaacaaacaaaagcagaaacacatttgtttttacataagTACAAAAACGACTGTAACTTTAAATCTTTGGCACAAAACTGTAAGTGTATGAATCCAGTGTTAAAGTTTCTAAGATTTAAGAGCTTCTCTGTTGTTCTGTTATTTCAGACTCatcagataaataaattaattcacCAGGAAGCAGAAACACAGTTTAGTATTTGTGCTTCTACAAAGACACTGAGCAGCATGTGAAATGCAGAAAGTGCAACAAGAAATTcagtaaaaaggaaaaaaagtaaacattaataaaacttGGTTCAGACTTTAAATGTAAACTGCAAACATTCATGAATGTAAAAGCTATCATCAATCAATCGACCATTTTATCAATGTTAGAAAATACTGAATTTTtagatttaacattttcaattttctcattttgtctcaGTCAAAAACACTAAATATGTTCATGAACTCAACATGTTGCATTTTAAAGCAGGAGCCAAAAAgctttttgctcatttttgctttaaaaatgttgattattgattattaaacAGTCGCTGATTGATCCAGCTGTTTGTCTGAAAATCAGTGACTGATTATGTagatgaaaataatatttcagttGGATCTGATGGTTGTGGTAACAGCTTAAAGTaatatagtattttttttttttttcctgagtaaaaagcaaaaataacgAGCTGTGTTTAATTCTGACTGGTTTgacaacaggagaaaaaaatcactcatatctgaaaacatttccagtGTTTCACTCCTCATTTCATCAGCTGTTTGGCACAAACTGCTCTGTCAACATTAGACTTTGTTCAATAAACCGATCAATCGATTAATGGATGAGAAgacttcctgcttttctttgtcttgaaTCACTGTAAACTAAATAGTTCTGGTGTGTTTGGAGTTTTGGTcgaacaagacatttgaagacgtGTTGagaatatttcacatttcacagacaAAAGTAAcaggcagattaatcaataattgttagttgcagtcaGAGGCCATTTGTTTAATAATTGGAATTAGCAGCTGTTTAAACCTGGTGAAGTCATCGCTTTGGATGATGTTTAATTCTGCACTGTCCCTgctcagataaataaataatgatcatctaatatgaaaacacagacagagcagcagctgataaTTATTcttattactgattaatctgtcaCTTACTCTCTTAATTAACTGATTAGGTGTTTGATTGATCAGAAAACTGTGAGAAATGTTCAGAGCTCAAAATGGCGTCTTCAAATGTCTGATAAACAGGTTTCACTTatgtaaatattcacatttaagaagctgaaaccagagaagtttgatatatctttttttttttaaatgactcgATTAACTAAAGAGCTGCTGATTAACTTTCCATCGAtcgactaattgattaatcgacCGGTTGTTGCAGCCCCCGGAGCCGTGTTTCTGTCCTGTGCTTCGGTGTGGTCTGTCAGAGGAAGACGTCCAGGGTCTGGGTGATGTTCTGCCGGCAGAGCGGGCAGCAGCGCCGTCGCTGCGTCAGGATGTCGGCGCAGTGGCGGCAGAGGCAGAGGTGTCGgcacggcagcagcagcaccgtCTTACTCAGATCCTGACAGACGACGcacttcttcctctcctcctgctccttcagGAGGCTCAGCAGCTCGCCATCCGCCGCCGGGCTCGGCTGGGAGGGGCTCGTCCTGCTGCCGCCGTCCTCCTGAGCCTGAGCCGAGTCTGGCTCGCTCAGGTCGGTCTCTGGCAGCTGGTCGGTGGTTAAACCACCTGTGTCTGAGCTCGGGGGCCTTGTCCTGGTCACGTCCGGTGCTGTCCTGGTGTGGACCACCTGGTCGGCCGGAGCTGGTTCGAGCAGCACCGCGTACAGCCGGCGAACGGTCACCTGAGCGCCACGAGCTCCTGGCATGGCGTTGACCAGGCGGAGGCTCAGCCGCCCAGCGAGCACAGGAAGCCGAGggttcaacagcagcagagccagagagatGGTGGCGGCGGCTGCAGTGACGAGCAAGCTGTGAGAGTCCACCATGATCATGGTGAGGAAGATGCGTCCCAGCGCTCCCAGGgagtccagcagcagctggcaCGGCGTCCACAGCAGCACGGAAGCACCCACCAGGCAGCTGTACAGGAAGGTGAGCGCGGTCAGAGCCAGCTCCAGCACTCTGTGGACCGGGCCCGCCACCACCTCCCACACGCCGGCCGCCACTGACAGACA
Coding sequences:
- the LOC108877211 gene encoding E3 ubiquitin-protein ligase RNF26-like; its protein translation is MFLRHVATSNMDEVNVVCLLVWRCVDACCLLFDLLVGTVAWLLRLLSGLSASTLVEYWNFALFSFLTATEAISGAAHGALHAAEGWLQSLGGVFESFKMVGHLFCHVTWRTKELLHRGLVSGSCVLRQTLEGIVIMLSLVLYFVNTMVNIVLIGMQNCLSVAAGVWEVVAGPVHRVLELALTALTFLYSCLVGASVLLWTPCQLLLDSLGALGRIFLTMIMVDSHSLLVTAAAATISLALLLLNPRLPVLAGRLSLRLVNAMPGARGAQVTVRRLYAVLLEPAPADQVVHTRTAPDVTRTRPPSSDTGGLTTDQLPETDLSEPDSAQAQEDGGSRTSPSQPSPAADGELLSLLKEQEERKKCVVCQDLSKTVLLLPCRHLCLCRHCADILTQRRRCCPLCRQNITQTLDVFL